CCAGATGCACACATTGGATGCTAACGCGTCATGCTTTCTATAATATAATGTGACATGCGCATTTATCCTAACAAGTCCGCAACAAGAATGTTGTGTTGTAGTTTTTTTTTGGACCGCCATCGTTCAGCAGAATTCTCCATCGTAATTGATCTGCTTCGTCTTGGTTTTTACATACCAACAAGCAGCGAAAATTTTCGATGGTCTTGCAGCAGCTAGCTTCGACGATAGCGAGGTGAGCACACAGCGACGGTTGTCGTGTATTTTCCCGACAAACAAGGCAAACAAAGATATAAGGGGCATTATTGAACAACGCATACAAAAAATGGAACTTTGTTGCAATGTTTGAGCGAGAAACAATGTACCGCAAGCGTACAACCTTCTTTCAATGTTCCACAGAATATAAATGCAGTTCACCATATTACCTCCTTGTACTTTTTATATGTGGCTGTACGTCGGGACTGTGTTTCATCCTGAACATCGCTGCACTGCCAAATCGCTTGGCTTGCGATTCTATGTTAATAAATTACTCAGACCATGATTACAAGAGCAAtgtcatgtgaaaaaaaaagatcccAGTCGTTCAGGACAACCATGCGTGCTTCTCCTTACAAATTGTAGATAAACGTAAACGATGTGTATGTCGTGAAGACCGAAAAAGCTTCGTTTGTAATTTATTTGGCATTCACACACATCAACACGTGCTCTAAAAACATTATCCTAAACATCAATACACCAAACGTTACGCGAATAGAAAGTGCAGGATATGCAACCGTCAAGGTGAAGTGTACGTAGACCTTTCAGTCTGCGAAATGTTACATGAGGCCTCCTTTCATGTGCTGGAAATTATGATGCTCTGCATGACGTACTTGTACTACGATCCGCAATAAAGAGAAACTttctgaataaataaaaaaaatacttgtGTGATCTCGCTGATTTCTTCGAGCCGTTTCGTTGTGGGTGCCAAGCCCAAACAGGTAAGTGCTTGTATTTGATTCACGTGCTCCGTTAGAGTTTTACGTGCAGAAAAAAGACACTTTCTGTAGATCAGCATACTAGAGGTGTCAACCTCATACCGACCTCCTTTCCATTTAATAAAGAAATTTTCCCCTTTCTCCACACTCATCATATGTGAACATGTTTCGAGCAAGTCATTCGTACCACTCCGGTCTAATGGTCAAATTTATTTCTGAATCAAGAGTAATTAGGTGTAGATGTTTAAATTGTGATAAGCCACATCCTTGCTGCATGCTTTTATTTACACTAAAGTATTCTGTCATATGCGAGAACCATTATTTAATTCGAAGGAATTATTACTCATGCCTCAGCTACACTCCGCGTCCTATGGGAGTAACTTATTCTTTCAGACAGCGTGCGGCAAGAATACAAGAAAGGTTGAAGACACATTGAATTGGAGGCCTTCAGTATATTGTAATGACTTTTGGGCAGTTAAATATCATACATTTTTACCTCCTCACTCCTCAGCTTACGATACGCAACATACAATCGAGTTATTGCCAACATCAAGCGCCCCATTTTCAATCGCAATCGCAGCTGTATCTTACAGAATTAAGCAATGCCTTAAGCGGATATGAAGCGGGCTGGTAAATTGCACACTGAAGTATTAGTGTATTTTCTCTGCCGTGtgaaaaaaaaaccaagaaacAGAGTGAAGCCCGCACCATTATTTAGGAACACATTTGAAGAGCCGCAAATGCGTCTGTCAAACAACTGAAATATAGCCGAGCCGCGGCACTCTCGAATTCAAAGCGACGAGATTATATGTTGGTTTGAGGCCTTCATTATATTTTGTACGGAAATCTGAAAGTCATCCTTCGCGGCTCATTAGGTTAATATAGAACTTGTATTTTTCTCAGACAGCCATTTTTTTACGCTGGCGGGTTGATAAGAATACCACAAAACTGACTGCTTCTTTTATTGAAGGCAGAATGACTTCCTTGAGCAAGTACAAATGATGCCCTAACCTCAATGAACGCACAAAATTTAAAGACATCTCCAAAGTACATGTACACGAAGGTACACGAAGGTATGCTATCTGCTGTACCCTCACATGAACTTGCAATAAATCGTTTAAAAAGcaaacttactttttttttacattttacaaAAAAGATTTGTCATCTATAATGATAGGAAGTTCGAGTCAAGTCCACCATTGTGATTGGCCAGTACGACACACATGACTTACAGGATAACCTTCCGTACACGGAACGTATATCATGAGATGAAGGGTCAGTGTGCGATCCCCAAAAAatagaataaataaatcaaaGCTACTCGACACGTCGCAGTCGTGAGCAGAACAAACATAAAATAAATATTGCCATTCTGTGGCTAGCTTATCTAAAACAAACTCACATCTGCCTTATATTTCTTTTGTAACCAATACTTTCTGCGTCTTTGCAACGTGTCACGTATTTATTTAATTGCAAAAATACTATAGGTGCAAAATATAGCAATGAAAAGAACACTTCTGACGCAGCGCTAAGTGCAATTACTATGGTACAACGTTTTCAGCAGCTCGAAAGGGAAAGTAGTAGTTGCGGCAGCAATATAATCATGTAAGTTTTCGGTTGCATTGTATTTTTGTTTACCTCAATTCTTTCTCAGAGTTCTTGCAACAAACATTATGAATATACTCGTTCGGCGTTCGTTTCGAAAGACAAGGGACGACAGCAAATGAAACAATAACATTTTTCTCGGCATTGCAGCACGCTGTTGCTATACCGAACCAGTCGATACGCACCAGCTAGCCGAGCAAAATCGCTCCTTAATCGCAGAATATTTCCCCACACATTCAACATACCTGGTTCAGTCGAATGTCAGTTACGCTTACCACCGCAACATTATTAAGCAACACCATCGTTAGAGAAAGCAATGTTgcatacgagaaaaaaaataaatcgaacaacattgtatatacctCACACGATTGATGACAGTTGAGTAATGAAGGCGAAGTGCACTACAGGCACTAAGTCACAAGAGAAATTGTTTTAATAGCATGACTTTCCACAGAACCTGGCGACCACTGATAGGCGAAGACTCAAGTTCGAGTCACTTAGTTCACTTTTCCAGCAAAATGTGTAGGTGCCACGAAGGTGTATATATAATCTTGCAGGAGGAATGACAACGTGCTGCTTATTGGATGTTGCAGTTAGATGAATGAAATAACAATGCCCGATGTGTTGGAACCGTGGAGAACACATGTTAGTCATTGAATTTGTAGACCAGAATGCTTCACTCACATTTTCATTGCATGTAGTTCGAGGTAAAATATAACTTCCCTGTATACGCAAAGCATACGGAACAGGCAACCATCTTCGACTgcgaaagagaaaatgaaagtgcACGAAAAGACAATCTGCCACAGGTGGGAACCGAACCTGCACccttcgcattacgtgtgtggTGCGTGATATCATTAATGATATCATAGCATACGCCCATTGTGTATGTACAAGATTAGCCACGGGAGTGTTAGCGAGTGCCGCTGACGGCAATTATGGCGAATGTGGAACGTCCTTTCAAGCACAGGCATCACGTGTAGTACATGAACTTAGCAGTAAGCAACCAGTCAGGCAACCCCGGTATGCTATACCTGAAGACATCAAGGCTTGCCATAGTCGAGACCCTCCCGATATATATGTGCATTGAGCAAGAAGAGTGAAAGGAACAGTAACTAAAAAAACTAAAATGAGCCTTCGGTTTCATTAAATAGTAGTggcaaacaataataaaaatcaTTTTAAAACTAATACCAACAGTTGTATGGTATATCGTGCACGTCGATGCTCCAAAAGGCCGGAATTTTCTCCATCAGCTTGTTGACAATGTCATTTGTTGCTCATAGTTATCCATGATAATTGGGAGCTCTTTCAATACTTTCAAACATTAATGAATGAGCTGTGAAAGAAGTATTTTATAATCTTGCAGCGCTGTATTGGAAAACTGTCAATGAAAGTTACTTTATTGCGAAAACGAACGGACGCAGATGAGAGGCAGGTATTTCTTTGTAATCATTTGCGAGCTGATGATGGTCACTTTCGTGAGCAAGCGCTGTTTGCACCAGAAAAAGTCatcagcaaagaaagaaaaagcaatatTTCGACGCTTTCATTTATTCTTAAAGCGCATGCAGCATACAAATCAGCCATATTGCAGTAGCCGCAAATCTGTGCACATTTGAGGTCAAGATTGATAGTGCAAATATAAAATGGCTTGGTGAAGCTAAATAATAAATGTGTGGTAAAATATGGTAGCAAATCCATAGCCCAACCATGCAATTTACGCCAGAAATGCACGGATAAATGTTAATGAGAATCTGAACGAGAAAAAACAGATGTGGTAATATAATCAAGCAGTGTGCTTAATGACAAAAGAAACACACCGATATTTGGCTGTTAAAAAAAGCATAACAAAACGCGATGCATAATGTACGCTGTTACAAAAGAATGTGCCTTGTGTTGCGAACGGAAAGTGAGGGGCTGCCCTTTCGAATGCACGTTCTCACTGAACAACTCCTAGCGCTTCGAGCCAATGTGTATACCAGACACGCAACGACGCGTATTTGCTTATTTGTGACTTTCAAAGATGCCCTGCACTTATTTAAGCCAATTGTCAACAAACGTGGCTTGTCAACGTGGCTTGTCAACAATTGTCAACAATTGTCAACACACGTGGAAAAAAAGAACATGGCGACATAACAGCGATCTTCATTCGAGCCGGCCGCAGCAATAAATTTGAGCAGAAATTTGCCGGCCTTCACGCTTAAAATTTTGATTGTTGAGGTACTtatacggtcattgacatcatgATTTGAATACCCAAGTACGTCTATTCATATTAGCACGATAAAGACCATCCCACGTATGTGTACAAAGCGTCAGCGCCCAGCCACAAGGATTCCTGGGACCGAATAAAGCGGCTCTAATAACTAAACCAATATTCCTACATAATCTAACCACCTGGAGATGGAGTCTGAAGTGTATGACTTGTGTTTAATTGCTTCGATATTCAGCATAGTCTCATAGAAGCTGTTTGCCTGCATAAGGCATTGCAATAAAAAGTAATGTTTTCTTTAAATAATTGCACCAAACCGATTAGTCCTGTTCAGCGTAAAGCTTGAGTGTGACAGACCACACCGCGCTAGTAATCGTCCTTTTTTATATGTGGCCAAGAGACAACAAAGTGAAACAGCATCATTTCCTTGGCGTGAAACTATATATATCAAACATACGTTCATGCCGAAACGTTCAATGGAACCATCATCCAGAATTGAGGACTATTGGCAAATAACACTTGCCGCAGGAAGCAATTATGTAAGCGTCTGTGATATTTGGGCTCTATAGGTGGTCGCGTATGTGTATCTGCGCAATATCTACGACACCTCTGTGAATCGTTCAATTAACGTAAAGCATACTGCAGGCGACTATTGTGCAACACAGACGAGCCTGTATATAGAACTTTACATGCAGACATAAGTCTGGTTAAAAGATAAATAATTAAGTTCGTTCCATTATCTCCTGATTTGCTTTAAGTGGGAAAGCTGCATCAGCTTTCACTCGTTTGTTATCTCGTTCTCTCATCTGTTACATATACTGTGATTCATGTTCTGGCGTTGAGCTTGCGCAATGCCGGACGCGCTTGCAAATGTCACCGTTTCCAGCAACCCTCTTGCGAGCATTCATGTTCAACAGCGCCTATCCAGTATACTTAAAGATGAAACGATAGCAATGAAGGTAAAAATCAGCGTATATGGCATGACGAAATATTTATTTGAGATGTGCGCCTGCACAAGTTTTTTCTGATACTCACTGCACGTTCTCTTCCAGAGCGAAGATGAACCAGATATGGTGCCTCGTGTAGCAAACGGTACGTACGAAATGAAATTTTAGACAGAGGCCAAGGATGACAGCACGTTTTAATCGGGAGAGTGTACAGTCCGAAAGACGATGAAATGAGTGAAAAAATATTCCCCTGAGTAACTTTATTGCAGTGTATGTGCCGGACAACGCGCTAAAGAAGCTCAAAACTCACGAACAGCATGAATGTGTACAGTGATTCCGAAACTTCGGTGATCCGTAAGTTGCCAATGGTCCAGGAGGATCGTCCTAGAAAAAGAAACGGTAGGCAGAGGTTAGCCACAACAAAATACTGTCTCTTTTTTTAAATGTTCAAAAATCCGGCCCAGGGAGAAATGTTCAAGTTAATTTAACGTCGCCGACAATGTACAATTGTGCATTGATTCAATTGGGTTCCTATAGAAAAATTAGTTACGCTCAATTATTTGCAGAATAATTTCGTTAGCCTGCGCTGCTGCCTGACTGATTCGATTGAAACAGAAGTGACTCAATTTACGTTCAGGTACGTCGTTTTAATGGGAAAACAATGGGGCGTCGGGACAGGTatgcagagaaagaaaaagaaaaaaaagattacacTGAATTCTACGATGCAGTATTGTAAAATCTAATTTCGCGGCATGCGCGCAGAAAAGATATCGCACACGAGTGGCAATATTATCCTTCATTACTAACACTTAAGTTCATTTGTCCCCATTACAATTATAGACTCCGGTAACAATAACATTACTTTCTTCCAGTCATGTTTATGTGAGACAATGTGAATGCACTCGTTAACGTTATATTGAGTTTATATGGCAAGAATCTAATGTAACAGTTAAGTATACTCCATACTCCATCTAAGTACTCCATACTCGAACTACTCTAAGCCCCAGCTGAGAGAATAGCTGACGCAATCGTTTGAGATAATGCACTGATTGCACGCTCTGTGTGTGGTGGTGGTTCCACATGCCTCATAGCCTATTTCCATCACTTACTGACCACACAGAATTTGCACTTATGAAGAACATAAATAGAGATTCCAACCATGGATCACCTTAGCAAAGAAAACTTCATACGTATACTTGTTGTAAAACGTCGCCGTAAAGAAGATTAGGAAACCGAAACGGCACACTCATCTGTACAGAAATATTTAATTATGAGCAATGATAAGGTATAATATGAGAGATGTAATCTCCAAAATCATCAAGTACAACTTGAAGCTGATGTTTTCGTGTAAACACGCTGAAAAGGTTTGTCAAATTTACTAAATATGAGACCCTAAAGTGCGCTAACACAAAAACAAGAGAAACCGCTGGCATCGAGTAACTTACTCTGCGTACATAAATGTACACCTTCCACCATGAAACAATTCTTGTTTGCAGTGATGTCTGTGTCAACACTTTATTTCCACACCATCGCTTTAGCAGGTCGCTTTAACGATCGTGACCAAACTTACGACGACTGACACACCTTTGTAGAGACACTCGCGGTGCAAAGAAAAGAAATCCTGCAAAGCATATTCCTTTACAGTTGCGTTTTGCCTGAGCAAATAAAGAGATCCTCCATCATTTACAGCATCAACGCCCTTCGCTTAAATCTCGCAAGCGAGAATAGCGTTGTGTGAAAACGCTTCCGATGTATTACTGTGGTTATGGAGATGATGACCCCTTCGGTGGTTGTGAGAACAGAGACACAATGACGCACCCTGGGTGAGGTTTACGCCGTACTCTGCGCGAACTGTGTGCATACAGTCGCAAGCAATAGTTTGGAGTCCAATGGTACCACGAAAATGTGTCTCTTTACAGCCTTTGTGAAGTGGTATTGTATTCGTGTGTCTGTTCGACCAGTGAAGCAATTTCGCGTCGCAAAACTGTGCTAAAGAAACTTTTGCCGATGCAGTGGTCCCCGAACTTTTGTTTTCGACTGTACATTTGCGTAATCTTCAACCAATAGGTTCAGATGCTGAAGCATTATCAAAACGAGGTGGAAAAGCCTGCAGTTGTGAATTCGCTTCCGTGAACAAGCATTCCAAAGTCGCACAGCCATGACAAGGCTACTTGCATTGACACAGCGCAGTTGCCAGCTACATTTAATTATTTTAATTCCCTCATTCGCGGTAAGGAATTATCCGGTGCTATAGAGAGTCAAGGCAAAaaaaagagatagaaaaaaaatgtaagcaaatATTTCTTGGCCTCCTCTTACCCACATCTTTCCGACATtgctatgcatttcaatttacaGGTCCTTTTGAAAAGTATCAAATTTGCTCATTTGATCGTAGAGCGCGAATAATACTGTCCTGCTACCATGCGAGCACGCTTTGTCACAGCTAGAAATTGACGAAGTGAATCTGTGTGAACgaatgtttgtaacaatgcatgAACGAGAAGGGGCCACATTCGTTAAAGCGCTGTTTATGAATACAATAAATAACATCAAAACAAAAAATGACCACGCAAACCAATTTCCTTGTCGATATCAATATATGGTAAGTGGCTAACAGAAACATGGAGGATTTTATTATAATACGTtgcaatgaaaaataaataaaagtaacgTATTTCTCGCTGCAGGCCCTTAGCTGTGCTACTCTTCCTTTCGAATTTAGATTGGAATAATTTAAACACGAAATAAGTTAGAATTCTAACTCTGCTATTAACGCCATATTATGGAATGCTTCAACTTTGTGAAGCTTACAGTGATGGTCAATTGTGGACGTGACAAATGGCAGGCCATTGTTGTTTCTTTTACATATTTACTAGATGCGCGGTTATCGATGTTATTGCGAAGTATACAAGGGTAACGATTAAAATCTTTATTTAGATTGACTCACTTGGGCAAACTACAAACGGTGCAAATATCGAAGAAAGCGCTGTTTTTTAACATGTATTCAGGTAAACAGCGATGGGAGCTTAGCGAACAGGAGAAAATAGCGCTTTTATTCGGCCATATGCGGAGCTTCGAACAAAACAATTTAAACGAGCGATTGCACACCCACATTAACAGCATTTGAGTAAAGGGAACAAAAACAGCCGAACAAAAACTTGCCGTTAAAATTGGAGCGTTGGGGGCCTCTCACTTTTATGTCTATAAATATCTGAAATCGGGATAACGTTCGCAGCCGGTAAGTCGAATCCGTAGTAGGGTGAAACAAAGACAGAAAAGAGTAGTGTTGTTAACATAACCTTTCATTTTCAGGCCGCGCtgtcactgttttcttttttttttcctgattatGTCGCAGTTGTGATTCTTGTTGGTCTGCGAAGTTGCCGTTCTATAGGAAACGGTCCGTGCAAAAAAGACCCAGCCGAAAATACTTGCCTCGAAACGTGGCCAGCAGTGGGCGACATTTCGGGACGCCAGGTTCTTCTCCCTCTGCTGGCTCCTCTCTCCGCTTTTCGCAGGGGGCCTCCTCCCGACGCCATGTTGGACGGCGTCCCCGTGTCGATCCTCCTCCGCATCCTCCTCCCATCTTGGTCCCGCATCCCTGCGCCATCATCCCGCGGGACTCCAGCCTCCGGGACGATGGATGCGAGCGCTGCTCTCCACGGCGCCTCCTGTTCGTATACTGAATGTATCCTGAGTAAGTAATCTTCCGGTATACCTTCAGTATACGTAACAGGCGACCCGAACACATTTGTAAGCTGGGACGGGCTTGCGGGACATCGAGTCTGTTCACAACAAGATGTTCCTCCTATACacagtagacaaaaagaaataagaaaaaagcaAGGCGTTACACGCAGGATCGGTTGCCATGAAAGTATCGCGGGAACCCGGCCGGTTAGGGCTAGAGCACATATATCTATACGCTAGCCGCGAAGGGACAGATCCCCCGGCCTATATTATACGAAATCGCGGCAGAATCGACCCACCCGCATACCTCGCGCTTTTCCCGGCCCATCTCATGCCTCATAGCTCCGCGGGTCACAATGAAGGCACTTCCTCGAAGCTCGACGCTCCTATGGCCGAGCCCCGCACGGCAAGGGCTCTTGGCGCCATGATTTACGCCGAACGTATACAGATCCAGTAAGGCACCGGGACATATGATAGCGCTCGCCAGGGCATCGCGAACTGATGGCTACAGGGGCGCCATTGGCCTCTCGCGCTCGTGCAAGGCCGCAGCCATAGTATACACTGTACACGAGCTCGAGAGCTAGCGACTGTAGGGAACACGGCGAACGCGAGACGTGCAAGGGCCTGTCCGGGATGCACACGACCAGAAATTACGGCAATGCGTAACTCACCTGTCCCTCGTGCAAGGTGGGCGCTGCTCTCCCCCGCTGTAGAGATCGTCATTGGAAAGTggcgggcagcagcagcaacaacagcagcgtCAGCCCGGCTCGCGACAGCCCACTGTCCATCTTCGCCCTCGCTTGCAGAGGGGGGCATTACGAAAGAGGCAGGGCGGCGTTGCCTCCCCCTCCACCCTCTCGGCGCGAAAGAAAAACGAGCCAGCTCTCGCTGACCGAGCAGCGTTCTGCTGGCCACATTGGGAGTCGATGGCTGCGTCGACGGCGCCGGAGTAAGCAAACAGCGCCGCCGCGGCAGGCTGCAGCGCGCGTTTTCCGGCTCGACTACGGGCTTGCCGGCCCCGTCTACGACGCGGTAGAGTCCGGGCGGACAAACACTGCTGCACGCGGCGAAACGGCTGCAGGCTGCGCGGAGGCGAGGGTCGTGCAGGGCAGCCGACTTCTCCGCGCGGGCGGTTACCCCCCTGGGCTGGACGAAGGCTCGCAACAAATGCTCGCCTCTACGCGGGCTTTAATCTCCTTTCTTATCCCCCTGGCTCATAAAAGGGCGCCCTGCCTCTTTCCCCCCGCTGGGCGCGTGGCTGGCTGCGCCTCCTCGCAACATCGACGCAGTGAGGAGCCAGTCTCTCTTCCCTAGCCCTCTCTGCCACCTCCTCGGCACCCTCCTCGCCCACCGGCCGACGCTACCGCTTTTGTCTGCACTAGCGGTGACGTCAGGCGCACTGTGTATGTGATCGCCGTGCAGGCCGGGAAACAACGTCGAAAGGTGTCCCGAGGAACAAAAGCATAGgcctcacacgcacacacacgcatctCGGCGGAGCAGGCGATCGCTTTTGTCTTCGCTCGACGATCACGAAGCGAACACCGCAGGTGGGCACGGGCCCTCCATTGTTTTTGCTATTCGATCATCGATGTAATTGCAGCTCGTAAAGATGGCACCGGCTATTGATAGGATGCAACGAACGAGGCATCGTGAGTGCTCGAACCTTTGGGAAGAAGGTCGTGATGTACAGGCGTTCTTCTTTCTCGTCCCTATCGGGCCATTGTTCTCGCAGGCGCGATCGCGAATCGACCGCTATGCTAGAGAAGTTGGACCGCATAACTA
This Dermacentor silvarum isolate Dsil-2018 chromosome 6, BIME_Dsil_1.4, whole genome shotgun sequence DNA region includes the following protein-coding sequences:
- the LOC119455557 gene encoding uncharacterized protein LOC119455557; translated protein: MPPSASEGEDGQWAVASRADAAVVAAAARHFPMTISTAGESSAHLARGTGGTSCCEQTRCPASPSQLTNVFGSPVTYTEGIPEDYLLRIHSVYEQEAPWRAALASIVPEAGVPRDDGAGMRDQDGRRMRRRIDTGTPSNMASGGGPLRKAERGASRGRRTWRPEMSPTAGHVSRQVFSAGSFLHGPFPIERQLRRPTRITTAT